One genomic segment of Nothobranchius furzeri strain GRZ-AD chromosome 10, NfurGRZ-RIMD1, whole genome shotgun sequence includes these proteins:
- the gjb1a gene encoding connexin 27.5 isoform X2: MNWASFYAVISGVNRHSTGIGRIWLSVLFIFRILVLVVAAESVWGDEKSGFTCNTQQPGCNSVCYDHFFPISHIRLWALQLILVSTPALLVAMHVAHRRHVDKRIYKLSGRTNPKDLEQIKTQKMKITGALWWTYVISLLFRIIFEVTFMYVFYMIYPGYKMIRLVKCDSYPCPNTVDCFVSRPTEKTVFTVFMLAVSGVCILLNIAEVVFLVGKACGKHLHNAGDSSIGAWIQQKLRFF; the protein is encoded by the coding sequence AtgaactgggcatcattttatgCTGTCATCAGTGGCGTGAACCGACACTCCACCGGCATCGGTCGCATctggctctctgtcctgtttatTTTCCGTATCCTAGTCCTGGTGGTTGCAGCCGAGAGCGTATGGGGAGACGAGAAGTCCGGCTTCACCTGCAACACGCAGCAGCCAGGATGCAACAGCGTCTGCTATGATCACTTCTTCCCCATCTCCCACATCCGCCTCTGGGCGCTCCAGCTCATCCTGGTGTCCACTCCTGCTCTGCTGGTGGCCATGCACGTGGCACACCGCCGACATGTCGACAAGAGGATCTACAAACTGTCAGGGCGGACCAATCCCAAAGACCTGGAGCAGATAAAGACCCAGAAGATGAAAATCACAGGGGCCCTGTGGTGGACATACGTCATCAGCCTGTTGTTCCGTATTATCTTTGAGGTCACGTTTATGTATGTGTTTTACATGATTTACCCTGGTTATAAAATGATCCGGCTGGTGAAGTGTGACTCGTACCCGTGTCCCAACACAGTGGACTGTTTTGTGTCGAGGCCCACGGAGAAGACGGTCTTCACCGTGTTCATGCTGGCCGTGTCAGGGGTTTGTATTCTGCTCAACATCGCAGAAGTGGTGTTCTTGGTGGGGAAGGCCTGTGGTAAACATCTGCACAATGCTGGAGACTCCTCTATAGGAGCTTGGATCCAACAGAAGCTTCGCTTTTTCTAA
- the gja2 gene encoding gap junction protein, alpha 2, whose translation MGDWNSLGKLLESAQEHSTVVGKVWLTVLFIFRILVLGTAAEKVWGDEQSGFTCDTKQPGCQNVCYDKTFPISHIRFWVMQIIFVSTPTLIYLGHVIHLVRMEEKEKQKLKELTNENQQQFLNNKPPKPSVKDNQGHVRLQGALLRTYVFNIIFKTLFEVAFIVAQYFLYGFELKAMYTCDRWPCPNTVNCYISRPTEKTIFILFMLAVACVSLLLNLVEMYHLGFKKCHQGLRYRRSKAAREGPKALNEAITPFAPNYTYFTGHSAVPEPFPADSKYSMTEPNSAYSPYNSKAVHKQNRDNMAVERKGKVEEDDTEKTKVSGPICDTPAENQRRNSQSSKHNNKSRLDDLKI comes from the coding sequence ATGGGAGACTGGAACTCACTGGGGAAGCTGCTGGAGAGCGCCCAGGAACACTCTACCGTGGTGGGCAAGGTTTGGCTAACAGTGCTGTTTATCTTCCGTATTTTGGTTCTGGGAACGGCCGCAGAGAAAGTTTGGGGAGACGAACAGTCCGGCTTCACGTGTGACACCAAACAACCTGGTTGTCAAAATGTTTGTTACGATAAAACCTTCCCCATTTCTCACATCCGCTTCTGGGTGATGCAGATCATCTTTGTCTCCACGCCCACTCTTATTTATCTGGGACATGTCATCCATCTGGTCCGCATGGAGGAAAAGGAGAAGCAGAAGCTCAAGGAGCTTACAAACGAAAACCAACAACAATTTCTCAACAACAAGCCCCCTAAGCCCTCAGTGAAAGATAACCAGGGCCATGTGCGTTTGCAAGGTGCACTTCTGCGAACGTACGTCTTTAACATAATTTTCAAGACTCTGTTTGAAGTTGCTTTCATTGTGGCTCAGTACTTCCTGTACGGGTTTGAGCTGAAGGCCATGTACACCTGCGACCGCTGGCCTTGCCCAAACACGGTGAATTGCTACATCTCCCGACCCACGGAGAAGACAATCTTTATACTTTTCATGCTTGCAGTTGCTTGTGTATCGCTGCTGCTCAATCTGGTGGAAATGTACCATCTAGGTTTCAAAAAGTGCCACCAGGGTCTTCGCTACAGACGATCAAAGGCTGCCCGTGAAGGTCCCAAGGCGCTGAATGAGGCGATCACACCCTTTGCTCCAAACTACACCTACTTTACAGGCCACTCCGCTGTGCCTGAGCCTTTCCCTGCAGACTCAAAGTACAGCATGACAGAGCCAAACTCtgcctacagcccctacaacagtaAGGCCGTTCACAAACAAAACAGAGACAACATGGCTGTGGAAAGAAAAGgcaaagtagaagaagacgacacAGAGAAAACTAAAGTGTCCGGTCCGATCTGTGACACCCCTGCTGAAAATCAGCGCAGAAACAGTCAGTCGAGCAAGCACAACAACAAAAGCAGGCTGGACGACCTGAAGATCTGA
- the ophn1 gene encoding oligophrenin-1 isoform X1: MGHPPLEFSDCYKDSPDFRETLKCYELELERTNKFLKELIKDGNSVIAAIKGYSLAVQKFSQTLSTFQFDFIGDSLTDDEINIAESFQEFAGLLQEVEHDRMMMIQNATTLLIKPLEKFRKEQIGATKEKKKKFEKEGEKYYSLLDKHLNLSAKKKESQLQEADDLLDKERVNFYDSSVEYVYQIHQVQDRKKFDVVEPVLAFLHSIFTINSLVVETTQDFMPYKQELQLSLQNTRNHYESTCEELEELMMRMKEPSQICKIQNFLPMEGFLYIQEKRALGVSWVKHYCKYHKEGKQLTMVSCEQKPNTKQAPTLLTLKSCIRRRTESIDKRFCFDVETAERNAPVTFQALSEGDRKLWMEAMDGKEPIYHSPIHKQAEMELNETGFKFVKKCINYIEDKAITQEGVYRTVGSNIQVQKLINTFFDPTNPGNVDFNSSDIDDKTITSALKFYLRSLSEPLMTYDLHRDLMCAAKSDNLDFRLSEIHSLIYKLPEKNREMLEILITHLVYVCSCSDENRMTPSNMAVIFGPTLMRAKEETVAAMLDIKFQNIVVEILIEDYEKTLSSSPEDSTAPPVLPPRVTPRKRQPITISKRPARVHQTLSPDHFQHTENGQDHTSIVDGDVSASPKHLKPTKPPSGASLLPREPPLRQGFIPRPANCQEVERTSDTRQKPDSSLAANGEPGICVSRVGSFQSRKPPPKGTTANREGNSDGPIRTKAAEKHPICRPPIRPPEPPSRFPTPQKPPGLVISEGTPTSYVASRTKFFENASRRVGSPQLSPLSSGPTNVKKEN, encoded by the exons ATGGGGCATCCTCCTCTCGAGTTCAGCGACTGCTACAAGGACAGTCCCGACTTCAGAGAAACCCTCAAGTGTtatgagctggagctggagaggaCGAACAAGTTCCTGAAGGAGCTGATCAAAGATGGCAACAGCGTGATCGCTGCGATCAAGG GCTATTCTCTGGCTGTGCAGAAGTTTTCCCAAACTCTCAGCACGTTCCAGTTTGACTTCATTGGCGACTCACTTACGGATGATGAGATCAACATCG CTGAGTCATTCCAGGAGTTCGCCGGACTCCTACAGGAAGTGGAGCACGACAGGATGATGATG attcAAAATGCCACCACTCTGCTCATCAAGCCCCTGGAGAAGTTCAGGAAGGAGCAGATAGGAGCAACAAAG gagaagaagaagaagtttgaGAAGGAGGGTGAAAAGTATTACTCCCTCCTGGATAAACACTTGAATCTCTCTGCCAAGAAGAAGGAGAGTCAACTTCAAGAG GCCGATGACCTCCTGGACAAAGAGCGGGTGAACTTCTACGACTCCTCGGTGGAGTACGTTTACCAGATCCACCAGGTTCAGGACAGGAAGAAGTTTGATGTTGTGGAGCCG GTGCTGGCATTTCTTCACAGCATTTTCACTATCAACAGCCTGGTGGTGGAGACAACTCAGGACTTCATGCCATACAAACAGGAGCTGCAGCTCAGCCTGCAGAAC ACAAGGAACCACTATGAGAGCACTTGtgaggagctggaggagttgatgatgaggatgaaagAACCCTCCCAGATTTGTAAAATACAAAACTTTCTGCCCATGGAGGGCTTCTTATACATCCAGGAGAAGA GGGCTTTGGGTGTGTCGTGGGTGAAACATTATTGTAAGTATCATAAGGAGGGGAAACAGCTGACGATGGTGTCCTGTGAACAGAAGCCCAACACTAAACAG GCTCCCACACTGCTCACCCTGAAATCCTGCATCCGCCGGAGGACCGAGTCCATAGACAAGCGCTTCTGCTTCGACGTGGAAACCGCGGAGAG AAACGCGCCCGTCACTTTCCAGGCCCTTTCAGAGGGGGACAGGAAGTTGTGGATGGAGGCCATGGATGGAAAGGAGCCC ATTTATCACTCCCCGATCCACAAGCAGGCTGAGA TGGAGCTGAATGAAACCGGGTTCAAGTTTGTGAAAAAGTGCATCAACTACATCGAGGATAAAG CGATCACACAAGAGGGAGTGTACCGAACGGTTGGCAGCAACATCCAAGTGCAGAAGCTCATAAACACCTTCTTTG ATCCAACAAATCCAGGAAACGTGGATTTCAACAGCAGCGACATCGATGATAAAACCATCACAAGCGCCTTGAAGTTTTATCTAAG GAGTTTATCTGAACCGCTGATGACCTACGATCTGCATAGAGACCTCATGTGTGCAGCAA AATCAGATAATCTGGACTTTCGACTGAGTGAAATTCATTCTCTTATCTACAAACTACCAGAGAAGAATCGGGAAATGCTGGAGATTCTCATTACACACTTAGTTTA CGTGTGCAGCTGCAGTGATGAAAACCGCATGACTCCTTCAAACATGGCCGTAATCTTCGGACCCACGCTAATGAGAGCGAAGGAGGAGACGGTGGCCGCCATGCTCGATATCAAGTTCCAAAACATCGTGGTGGAGATTCTGATCGAGGACTATGAAAAG ACCCTCAGCTCCAGTCCGGAGGACTCCACCGCCCCACCCGTACTACCGCCGCGGGTCACCCCGAGGAAGCGCCAGCCCATAACGATCTCCAAGCGGCCCGCTCGTGTTCATCAGACTTTAAGTCCTGACCACTTCCAGCACACAGAGA ATGGACAGGATCACACCTCCATTGTGGATGGGGACGTCTCTGCAAGCCCCAAACacctaaagccaacaaaacccccGAGCGGTGCTTCGCTCCTTCCAAGAGAACCTCCTCTCAGGCAAGGGTTTATTCCCAGACCTGCGAACTGTCAAGAAGTCGAGAGGACAAGTGATACACGGCAAAAGCCAGATTCCTCCCTGGCAGCGAACGGCGAGCCTGGGATCTGTGTGAGCAGGGTTGGATCGTTTCAGAGCCGAAAACCTCCTCCAAAGGGCACGACCGCCAACCGAGAAG GGAATTCTGACGGTCCGATCAGAACAAAGGCAGCAGAGAAACACCCAATTTGCCGACCTCCGATCAGGCCTCCAGAACCTCCCTCCAGGTTCCCCACACCGCAAAAGCCCCCTGGTTTAGTGATCAGTGAGGGCACGCCCACATCTTA CGTTGCTTCTAGGACCAAGTTTTTTGAAAATGCCTCCAGACGAGTTGGCAG TCCACAACTTTCTCCACTTTCATCAGGACCGACAAATGTGAAAAAAGAG AACTGA
- the gjb1a gene encoding connexin 27.5 isoform X1, whose protein sequence is MPLTPPAEPDPEPKMNWASFYAVISGVNRHSTGIGRIWLSVLFIFRILVLVVAAESVWGDEKSGFTCNTQQPGCNSVCYDHFFPISHIRLWALQLILVSTPALLVAMHVAHRRHVDKRIYKLSGRTNPKDLEQIKTQKMKITGALWWTYVISLLFRIIFEVTFMYVFYMIYPGYKMIRLVKCDSYPCPNTVDCFVSRPTEKTVFTVFMLAVSGVCILLNIAEVVFLVGKACGKHLHNAGDSSIGAWIQQKLRFF, encoded by the exons ATGCCTCTTACACCTCCAGCTGAGCCCG ACCCGGAACCAAAGAtgaactgggcatcattttatgCTGTCATCAGTGGCGTGAACCGACACTCCACCGGCATCGGTCGCATctggctctctgtcctgtttatTTTCCGTATCCTAGTCCTGGTGGTTGCAGCCGAGAGCGTATGGGGAGACGAGAAGTCCGGCTTCACCTGCAACACGCAGCAGCCAGGATGCAACAGCGTCTGCTATGATCACTTCTTCCCCATCTCCCACATCCGCCTCTGGGCGCTCCAGCTCATCCTGGTGTCCACTCCTGCTCTGCTGGTGGCCATGCACGTGGCACACCGCCGACATGTCGACAAGAGGATCTACAAACTGTCAGGGCGGACCAATCCCAAAGACCTGGAGCAGATAAAGACCCAGAAGATGAAAATCACAGGGGCCCTGTGGTGGACATACGTCATCAGCCTGTTGTTCCGTATTATCTTTGAGGTCACGTTTATGTATGTGTTTTACATGATTTACCCTGGTTATAAAATGATCCGGCTGGTGAAGTGTGACTCGTACCCGTGTCCCAACACAGTGGACTGTTTTGTGTCGAGGCCCACGGAGAAGACGGTCTTCACCGTGTTCATGCTGGCCGTGTCAGGGGTTTGTATTCTGCTCAACATCGCAGAAGTGGTGTTCTTGGTGGGGAAGGCCTGTGGTAAACATCTGCACAATGCTGGAGACTCCTCTATAGGAGCTTGGATCCAACAGAAGCTTCGCTTTTTCTAA
- the ophn1 gene encoding oligophrenin-1 isoform X2 codes for MGHPPLEFSDCYKDSPDFRETLKCYELELERTNKFLKELIKDGNSVIAAIKGYSLAVQKFSQTLSTFQFDFIGDSLTDDEINIAESFQEFAGLLQEVEHDRMMMIQNATTLLIKPLEKFRKEQIGATKEKKKKFEKEGEKYYSLLDKHLNLSAKKKESQLQEADDLLDKERVNFYDSSVEYVYQIHQVQDRKKFDVVEPVLAFLHSIFTINSLVVETTQDFMPYKQELQLSLQNTRNHYESTCEELEELMMRMKEPSQICKIQNFLPMEGFLYIQEKRALGVSWVKHYCKYHKEGKQLTMVSCEQKPNTKQAPTLLTLKSCIRRRTESIDKRFCFDVETAERNAPVTFQALSEGDRKLWMEAMDGKEPIYHSPIHKQAEMELNETGFKFVKKCINYIEDKAITQEGVYRTVGSNIQVQKLINTFFDPTNPGNVDFNSSDIDDKTITSALKFYLRSLSEPLMTYDLHRDLMCAAKSDNLDFRLSEIHSLIYKLPEKNREMLEILITHLVYVCSCSDENRMTPSNMAVIFGPTLMRAKEETVAAMLDIKFQNIVVEILIEDYEKTLSSSPEDSTAPPVLPPRVTPRKRQPITISKRPARVHQTLSPDHFQHTENGQDHTSIVDGDVSASPKHLKPTKPPSGASLLPREPPLRQGFIPRPANCQEVERTSDTRQKPDSSLAANGEPGICVSRVGSFQSRKPPPKGTTANREGNSDGPIRTKAAEKHPICRPPIRPPEPPSRFPTPQKPPGLVISEGTPTS; via the exons ATGGGGCATCCTCCTCTCGAGTTCAGCGACTGCTACAAGGACAGTCCCGACTTCAGAGAAACCCTCAAGTGTtatgagctggagctggagaggaCGAACAAGTTCCTGAAGGAGCTGATCAAAGATGGCAACAGCGTGATCGCTGCGATCAAGG GCTATTCTCTGGCTGTGCAGAAGTTTTCCCAAACTCTCAGCACGTTCCAGTTTGACTTCATTGGCGACTCACTTACGGATGATGAGATCAACATCG CTGAGTCATTCCAGGAGTTCGCCGGACTCCTACAGGAAGTGGAGCACGACAGGATGATGATG attcAAAATGCCACCACTCTGCTCATCAAGCCCCTGGAGAAGTTCAGGAAGGAGCAGATAGGAGCAACAAAG gagaagaagaagaagtttgaGAAGGAGGGTGAAAAGTATTACTCCCTCCTGGATAAACACTTGAATCTCTCTGCCAAGAAGAAGGAGAGTCAACTTCAAGAG GCCGATGACCTCCTGGACAAAGAGCGGGTGAACTTCTACGACTCCTCGGTGGAGTACGTTTACCAGATCCACCAGGTTCAGGACAGGAAGAAGTTTGATGTTGTGGAGCCG GTGCTGGCATTTCTTCACAGCATTTTCACTATCAACAGCCTGGTGGTGGAGACAACTCAGGACTTCATGCCATACAAACAGGAGCTGCAGCTCAGCCTGCAGAAC ACAAGGAACCACTATGAGAGCACTTGtgaggagctggaggagttgatgatgaggatgaaagAACCCTCCCAGATTTGTAAAATACAAAACTTTCTGCCCATGGAGGGCTTCTTATACATCCAGGAGAAGA GGGCTTTGGGTGTGTCGTGGGTGAAACATTATTGTAAGTATCATAAGGAGGGGAAACAGCTGACGATGGTGTCCTGTGAACAGAAGCCCAACACTAAACAG GCTCCCACACTGCTCACCCTGAAATCCTGCATCCGCCGGAGGACCGAGTCCATAGACAAGCGCTTCTGCTTCGACGTGGAAACCGCGGAGAG AAACGCGCCCGTCACTTTCCAGGCCCTTTCAGAGGGGGACAGGAAGTTGTGGATGGAGGCCATGGATGGAAAGGAGCCC ATTTATCACTCCCCGATCCACAAGCAGGCTGAGA TGGAGCTGAATGAAACCGGGTTCAAGTTTGTGAAAAAGTGCATCAACTACATCGAGGATAAAG CGATCACACAAGAGGGAGTGTACCGAACGGTTGGCAGCAACATCCAAGTGCAGAAGCTCATAAACACCTTCTTTG ATCCAACAAATCCAGGAAACGTGGATTTCAACAGCAGCGACATCGATGATAAAACCATCACAAGCGCCTTGAAGTTTTATCTAAG GAGTTTATCTGAACCGCTGATGACCTACGATCTGCATAGAGACCTCATGTGTGCAGCAA AATCAGATAATCTGGACTTTCGACTGAGTGAAATTCATTCTCTTATCTACAAACTACCAGAGAAGAATCGGGAAATGCTGGAGATTCTCATTACACACTTAGTTTA CGTGTGCAGCTGCAGTGATGAAAACCGCATGACTCCTTCAAACATGGCCGTAATCTTCGGACCCACGCTAATGAGAGCGAAGGAGGAGACGGTGGCCGCCATGCTCGATATCAAGTTCCAAAACATCGTGGTGGAGATTCTGATCGAGGACTATGAAAAG ACCCTCAGCTCCAGTCCGGAGGACTCCACCGCCCCACCCGTACTACCGCCGCGGGTCACCCCGAGGAAGCGCCAGCCCATAACGATCTCCAAGCGGCCCGCTCGTGTTCATCAGACTTTAAGTCCTGACCACTTCCAGCACACAGAGA ATGGACAGGATCACACCTCCATTGTGGATGGGGACGTCTCTGCAAGCCCCAAACacctaaagccaacaaaacccccGAGCGGTGCTTCGCTCCTTCCAAGAGAACCTCCTCTCAGGCAAGGGTTTATTCCCAGACCTGCGAACTGTCAAGAAGTCGAGAGGACAAGTGATACACGGCAAAAGCCAGATTCCTCCCTGGCAGCGAACGGCGAGCCTGGGATCTGTGTGAGCAGGGTTGGATCGTTTCAGAGCCGAAAACCTCCTCCAAAGGGCACGACCGCCAACCGAGAAG GGAATTCTGACGGTCCGATCAGAACAAAGGCAGCAGAGAAACACCCAATTTGCCGACCTCCGATCAGGCCTCCAGAACCTCCCTCCAGGTTCCCCACACCGCAAAAGCCCCCTGGTTTAGTGATCAGTGAGGGCACGCCCACATCTTA g